The genomic segment GCAACGCCACCAGTGAGGGACTGCGCCGCGGCGTGGTGGTCGACCTCGAAAAAACCGTCGCCAGCATCCAGCGCGCCGGCGAAGAGGCCGAGCGCATGGCGGGCGTACCCGTGAAGGGCGTGAGCGCCGGCATCGCGGGCGATCACATCCGCAGCATCAACAGCCGCGGCGTGATCGCGGTCTCGCGCAAGGACAACGAGATCGGTCAGGCCGACGTGGATCGCGTGATCGAGGCCGCCAAGGCGATCGCGATTCCGACCGATCGCGAGATCATCCATGTGATTCCTCAGACCTTCATCGTGGACGACCAGGACGGCATCCAGGATCCGGTCGGCATGAGCGGCGTACGACTCGAGGCCGAGGTTCACATCATCACCGGCGCAGTGACCTCGGCGAAGAACATCTGCCGCGCCATTCAGCGCGCCGGCTACAAGGTGTTCGACCTGGTGCTCGAGCCGCTGGCGTCGAGCCACGCGGTGCTCGGCGGTGACGAGCGCGACCTGGGAGTCGTGCTGCTCGACATCGGCGGCGGCACCACCGACGTCGCCGTGTTCTTCGAGGGCTCGATCCGCCACACCGCGATCGTGCCGGTCGGCGGCGCCAACGTGACGAACGACCTCGCGATCGGCCTGCGCACTCCGATCGACAAGGCCGAGTCGATCAAGATCGCGCACGGCTGCGCGCTCGCTTCGGCGGTTTCGTCGAGCGACATGATCACGGTCTCGGGAGTCGGCGGGCGCGCCGACCGCGAGATCTCGCGCCACGTGCTGGCGTCGATGATCGAGCCTCGCATGGAGGAGATCTTCACCATGGCGAACCGCGAGGTGAAGAAGAACCACTTCGCCGAACTGCTCGGGGGTGGCGTGGTGCTGACCGGCGGTACCTCGCTGATGCCGGGTGTCTCGGAGCTCGCCGAGCAGATTTTCGAAATGCCGGTGCGTCTCGGCCGTCCGGAAGGATTCGGCGGCCTCGGCGCGAACGTCTCCGATCCTCGCTTCTCGACCGGGGTCGGGCTGGTGCTGCACGCCATCCACCAGGAGAGCGGGGATTCCCCGATCCGCGACCGCCCGACGAATTCGGATCGTCGGAACCTACTCGATCCTCGCCGGTGGTTCGGCGAGCTGTTCTACTAAGCCGCCGACAAGGCACAGGGAGGTGCTGAAATCATGTTCGAACTCGAAATCGACAATCAGGCAACTGCGCGACTGAAGGTGGTCGGGGTTGGTGGTGCAGGTGGAAACGCGGTCAATCGAATGATCGGCGCCGGTCTGCGCGGCGTGGAGTTCATCACCGCGAATACCGACGTGCAGGCGCTCAACCAGGCGCTGGCGCCGACCCGCATCCAGATCGGCATCAACTCGACGCGCGGCCTCGGCTCGGGCGGCGACCCCTCGCAGGGCCGGCGTTCCGCCGA from the Candidatus Eisenbacteria bacterium genome contains:
- the ftsA gene encoding cell division protein FtsA; the protein is MPPQTRTYVGLDIGTTKISCIIAEAKGPGEVSIMGVGNATSEGLRRGVVVDLEKTVASIQRAGEEAERMAGVPVKGVSAGIAGDHIRSINSRGVIAVSRKDNEIGQADVDRVIEAAKAIAIPTDREIIHVIPQTFIVDDQDGIQDPVGMSGVRLEAEVHIITGAVTSAKNICRAIQRAGYKVFDLVLEPLASSHAVLGGDERDLGVVLLDIGGGTTDVAVFFEGSIRHTAIVPVGGANVTNDLAIGLRTPIDKAESIKIAHGCALASAVSSSDMITVSGVGGRADREISRHVLASMIEPRMEEIFTMANREVKKNHFAELLGGGVVLTGGTSLMPGVSELAEQIFEMPVRLGRPEGFGGLGANVSDPRFSTGVGLVLHAIHQESGDSPIRDRPTNSDRRNLLDPRRWFGELFY